The following coding sequences lie in one Drosophila sulfurigaster albostrigata strain 15112-1811.04 chromosome 2R, ASM2355843v2, whole genome shotgun sequence genomic window:
- the LOC133839006 gene encoding C-type lectin 37Db-like: MFSHIVIFSLSLCLTLAYNLNSPSGATTQVTCGNGQSQEYIRIGEKYYFLGETSVNWYEAAHICRRLGGNLALIETAEEWQNISDYLTLNRLNDFFWISGDDFVNVFDYVSLTNGLSLNFTAWSSGEPNSPGIEHCIHLWNKEGGFTMNNWVCTNLARYICQREDYTRCWDGC; this comes from the exons ATGTTTTCTCACATTGTAATATTTTCACTATCCTTGTGCCTTACACTGGCTTACAATTTGAACTCTCCTAGTGGAGCAACAACTCAAg TTACTTGTGGCAATGGGCAGTCCCAAGAATATATTCGGATTGGAGAGAAATACTACTTCCTAGGTGAAACAAGTGTCAATTGGTATGAAGCAGCTCACATATGTCGACGACTTGGTGGAAATTTGGCACTTATCGAAACAGCCGAGGAATGGCAAAATATTTCGGATTACTTAACACTAAATCGtttaaatgatttcttttGGATCTCTGGTGACGattttgttaatgtttttGATTATGTCTCATTAACAAACGGTTTGTCATTGAATTTTACTGCTTGGTCCTCTGGAGAACCAAACAGTCCTGGAATCGAGCACTGTATCCATTTGTGGAATAAAGAAGGAGGCTTTACCATGAACAACTGGGTCTGTACTAACCTGGCTCGTTACATTTGCCAGAGAGAGGATTATACTCGCTGCTGGGATGGCTgctaa
- the LOC133836004 gene encoding serine protease HTRA2, mitochondrial, whose protein sequence is MALRSINKLELFLKRCSVPTLYHCTCRTVHSLNNSTNNDDNNHNKNGNNNNNGFSGNFSWRGAFRFFVPFSLGALASTIVTNREELTPTISARSLSGRRREFNFIADVVAGCADSVVYIEIKDTRHFDYFSGQPITASNGSGFVIEQNGLILTNAHVVINKPNTMVQVRLSDGRTFPATIEDVDQTSDLATLRIQVTNLPVMKLGKSSTLRSGEWVVALGSPLALSNTVTAGVISSTQRASQELGLRNRDINYLQTDAAITFGNSGGPLVNLDGEAIGVNSMKVTAGISFAIPIDYVKVFLERAAERRKKGSAYKTGYPVKRYMGITMLTLTPDILFELKSRSQNMPNNLTHGVLVWKVIVGSPAHSGGLQPGDIVTHINSKEIKNSSDVYDALADAKKELDMVILRGVKQLKVTITPEDP, encoded by the exons ATGGCGTTGCGCAGCATTAACAAGTTGGAGTTGTTTTTAAAGCGTTGCAGTGTCCCCACGTTGTACCATTGCACTTGCCGCACTGTTCATAGCCTAAACAATAGTACAAACAACGatgacaacaaccacaacaaaaacggcaacaacaacaacaatggattTAGTGGCAACTTCAGTTGGCGCGGCGCTTTTCGATTCTTTGTGCCTTTCTCGCTTGGAGCGCTGGCCAGCACCATAGTGACAAATCGCGAGGAGCTAACACCAACAATCTCGGCACGCTCCTTAAGCGGACGCCGGCGTGAGTTCAATTTCATTGCGGACGTTGTTGCCGGCTGCGCCGACTCTGTCGTCTACATTGAGATTAAGGATACCCGgcattttgattattttagcGGCCAGCCTATCACTGCCTCCAATGGCTCTGGGTTTGTAATTGAACAAAACGGTCTCATACTGACCAATGCCCATGTGGTCATCAACAAACCCAACACTATGGTTCAGGTGCGTCTCTCCGATGGTCGGACCTTCCCCGCCACCATTGAGGATGTGGATCAGACCTCCGATCTGGCAACATTGCGTATTCAAGTCACCAATCTGCCGGTTATGAAGCTGGGCAAGAGCAGCACCTTACGCTCCGGAGAGTGGGTCGTTGCCCTGGGCAGCCCCTTGGCGTTGAGCAACACAGTCACAGCTGGCGTAATCAGTTCCACGCAACGTGCCTCGCAGGAGCTGGGACTGCGCAATCGCGACATCAATTACCTGCAAACGGATGCGGCCATCACGTTTGGCAACTCTGGTGGGCCGTTGGTGAATCTGGATGGCGAGGCGATCGGAGTCAACTCGATGAAGGTCACCGCTGGCATTAGCTTCGCCATACCCATTGACTATGTAAAGGTGTTCCTCGAACGGGCAGCGGAACGTCGCAAGAAGGGATCGGCCTACAAGACGGGGTATCCGGTAAAGCGTTACATGGGCATAACGATGCTCACACTGACGCCCGATATACTTTTTGAGCTGAAGTCGCGCAGTCAGAATATGCCCAACAATCTGACGCATGGCGTGCTGGTTTGGAAGGTTATTGTGGGCTCCCCAGCACATAG TGGTGGACTGCAGCCGGGTGACATTGTAACCCACATCAACAGCAAGGAGATCAAGAATTCCTCGGATGTTTACGATGCTTTGGCGGATGCCAAGAAGGAACTGGATATGGTCATACTGCGAGGTGTGAAGCAGTTGAAGGTTACCATCACACCGGAGGATCCTTGA
- the LOC133836002 gene encoding LOW QUALITY PROTEIN: phosphatidylinositide phosphatase SAC2 (The sequence of the model RefSeq protein was modified relative to this genomic sequence to represent the inferred CDS: deleted 2 bases in 2 codons): MEVFQTDTHYIFVKRDKSLWWNRKTSEFTIKPGWDLSSVEDIECIGVTHGIVGVISLPNVYEPHLVVIKEATAVGVLYPPHLVYKIKSICVLSADEPDTELPNCTKHTKSNSSTPTHSASSNNNNGRTATAAPGSKSTKLFEGMNKTWGAVKSAGNTIKNTTQQAANLATKQVKSSVGIKEPKHIERRITEELHKIFDDTDSFYFSLDCDITNNLQRHEVNADDTQPQPDERFFWNMHMISDILKMNDKTWILPIIQGFVQVEACVIGNDCLTLALVSRRSRHRAGTRYKRRGVDDKGNCANYVETEQILSFRHHQLSFTQVRGSVPIYWSQPGYKYRPPPRLDRDVAETQHAFDLHFTKELSIYKRVCIVNLVEQSGKEKLIGDAYAKHVIKYDNELLIYVTFDFHDYCRGMRFENVSALIDAVAPEAGAMGFHWRDQRGMICNQISVFRVNCMDCLDRTNVVQTALGKAVLESQLVKLGLSPPYSPIPEQLKSPFMALWANNGDIISRQYAGTNALKGDYTRTGERKISGMMKDGMNSANRYFIQKFADTYRQCIIDLMQGELRQASELQDDPILETIVHILLPESRAPLRGYYSAGVLGPELKLIESLVSNSYYLARFKDSYRQATIDLMLGNQVSSESLSALGGQAVPDENDGENAEQAKMLVEDCRRLLLSSEQYPVGAWGLIDADPSSGDANETEVDSVLLLTDDCYIVGEYDSHLDKIARFNKVYLWQMRLIELGMHQETKIFQGSAPAHLCLRLNYSIDDQDGYFHMFRSANLRFFNNAAYVIKTQEELAESLTAIVEMFRIALENAGNKNVQFVTGGVLQRRKSKLPLLEVPKGMPRNHSESQLVQFSSKALSNVAGQFSKLGNTFKKPQSAAQPSNLAATINPQVMRHGEGTAVDVGQEAEKAVFTVGVKKRSSNSTSSTDTEEHDNSLYEPDVDSDVEIAMDKPTYNENAFLPSVGIVMGSQKEPKSSNSMQQLEQKDSMGKTSEDVLTISITTVTDNVGLPNGLLENAPPVRPITPNPQICIEAQEAREVDVDEELVKPLSSGAAKELSLPLGQPANFEANKLKHLTSPLSKLAKGMQNIGLNLDPRKIVTKTGVLSPTNTSADNSPPERSPGNRDLLQEMWTAEQCKSKLIAL, encoded by the exons ATGGAGGTTTTCCAAACGGATACACATTACATTTTTGTGAAACGCGATAAGAGTCTCTGGTGGAATCGCAAAACATCGGAATTCACAATAAAGCcag GATGGGATCTCAGCTCGGTGGAAGACATTGAATGTATTGGTGTCACGCATGGCATTGTGGGTGTCATCTCGCTGCCCAACGTTTATGAGCCACATTTGGTGGTCATTAAGGAGGCAACAGCTGTGGGCGTGCTTTATCCGCCGCACTTGGTGTATAAAATCAAATCCATTTGCGTGCTCAGTGCTGATGAGCCGGACACTGAGTTGCCCAACTGCACCAAGCATACCAA AAGCAATAGCAGCACGCCGACGCACAGCGCCTCatccaacaacaataatggcagaacagcaactgctgcacCCGGCTCAAAGAGCACGAAACTCTTTGAGGGCATGAACAAAACTTGG GGAGCTGTCAAGAGTGCTGGCAATACGATCAAGAACACCACACAGCAGGCGGCCAATTTGGCCACCAAGCAAGTGAAGAGTTCGGTGGGCATA AAAGAGCCAAAGCACATTGAACGACGCATAACCGAGGAGTTGCACAAGATATTCGATGATACGGATAGCTTTTACTTCAGCTTAGATTGCGATATTACAAACAATCTGCAGCGTCATGAAGTGAACGCAGACGATACGCAGCCACAGCCTGATGAGAGATTCTTCTGGAACATGCACATGATCAGCGACATACTAAAGATGAAT GATAAAACATGGATACTACCCATTATTCAAGGCTTTGTGCAGGTCGAGGCGTGTGTTATCGGCAATGATTGCTTAACTTTGGCTTTGGTCTCGCGGCGTTCGCGTCATCGTGCGGGAACACG CTATAAGCGGCGTGGCGTGGATGATAAAGGCAATTGTGCCAACTATGTGGAAACGGAGCAGATACTCTCCTTTCGCCATCATCAACTGTCATTTACGCAGGTGCGTGGCTCGGTGCCCATTTATTGGAGTCAACCCGGTTACAAGTATCGTCCACCGCCGCGTCTTGATCGCGATGTAGCTGAAACACAGCATGCTTTTGATCTACACTTCACCAAAGAGCTGTCCATCTATAAGCGCGTGTGCATCGTTAATCTTGTAGAGCAGAGTGGCAAAGAGAAGCTGATTGGAGACGCCTACGCAAAGCATGTGATAAAATACGACAACGAACTCTTAATCTATGTCACATTTGATTTCCACGACTATTG CCGCGGCATGCGATTTGAGAACGTCTCGGCCTTGATTGATGCAGTTGCACCAGAGGCAGGCGCCATGGGCTTTCATTGGCGAGATCAGCGCGGCATGATCTGCAATCAGATATCAGTATTTCGTGTCAACTGCATGGATTGCCTGGATCGCACCAATGTAGTGCAAACGGCTTTGGGAAAAGCTGTGCTGGAGTCACAGCTGGTTAAGTTGGGACTATCGCCACCTTACTCGCCAATACCAGAACAACTGAAATCACCATTTATGGCGCTGTGGGCAAACAATGGAGACATTATCAGTAGACAGTATGCGGGTACCAATGCACTAAAG GGTGATTACACACGAACGGGCGAGCGTAAGATTAGTGGAATGATGAAAGACGGCATGAACTCGGCAAATCG CTATTTCATACAAAAGTTTGCCGATACATACCGTCAGTGTATTATCGATCTGATGCAAGGCGAACTGAGGCAGGCGTCTGAGCTGCAAGACGATCCAATCCTAGAGACCATTGTGCACATACTTTTACCCGAATCCCGTGCACCCTTGCGAGGCTATTACAGCGCAGGCGTCCTGGGACCTGAGCTCAAGTTGATCGAATCGCTTGTATCGAACAG CTACTACCTGGCCCGATTCAAGGATTCATATCGACAGGCCACCATCGATCTAATGCTGGGTAATCAAGTGTCCTCAGAGTCGCTCAGTGCCTTGGGTGGCCAAGCGGTGCCTGATGAAAATGATGGCGAAAACGCTGAGCAGGCCAAGATGTTGGTCGAGGATTGTCGCCGGTTGTTGTTAAGCTCCGAACAATATCCCGTGGGCGCTTGGGGCCTTATCGATGCGGATCCTAg CTCTGGTGATGCCAATGAAACCGAAGTGGACTCTGTGTTGTTGCTAACAGATGATTGCTATATTGTGGGCGAATACGATTCGCATCTCGATAAGATTGCGCGCTTTAATAAGGTTTACCTATGGCAGATGCGTCTCATTGAGCTTGGCATGCATCAAGAAACGAAAATCTTTCAAGGATCAGCACCAGCTCATCTATGTTTGCGCTTGAATTACAGCATCGATGATCAAGATGGATACTTCCACATGTTTCGCTCGGCCAATTTGCGCTTCTTCAACAACGCTGCTTATGTTATAAAAACTCAGGAGGAACTTGCCGAATCTCTGACAGCCATTGTTGAAATGTTTCGAATTGCCCTCGAAAATGCAGGCAATAAAAACGTGCAATTTGTAACTGGCGGCGTCTTGCAGAGACGCAAGAGCAAGCTACCGCTTCTGGAAGTGCCCAAGGGAATGCCACGGAATCACTCCGAATCTCAGCTGGTGCAATTTAGTTCCAAGGCGCTATCAAATGTTGCCGGTCAATTCTCGAAACTAGGAAATACCTTTAAGAAACCGCAAAGTGCTGCCCAGCCTAGCAATCTTGCCGCCACAATTAATCCTCAAGTAATGCGCCACGGCGAAGGAACTGCTGTAGATGTGGGCCAGGAGGCCGAGAAGGCTGTCTTCACTGTAGGCGTCAAGAAACGCTCCTCGAATAGCACCAGCAGCACCGATACCGAAGAACATGACAATAGTTTGTACGAACCCGATGTCGACTCGGATGTTGAGATTGCCATGGATAAGCCGACCTACAATGAGAATGCCTTTCTGCCCTCGGTGGGCATCGTAATGGGCAGCCAAAAGGAGCCGAAATCATCGAATAGCATGCAGCAATTGGAGCAAAAGGATAGCATGGGAAAAACATCTGAGGATGTGCTCACCATATCCATCACAACTGTGACAGATAACGTTGGATTGCCCAATGGTCTGCTGGAGAACGCTCCGCCGGTGCGTCCAATTACGCCAAATCCGCAAATTTGTATTGAAGCGCAGGAGGCAAGAGAGGTGGATGTGGATGAAGAGTTAGTGAAGCCACTGTCAAG cGGTGCTGCCAAGGAATTGAGTTTGCCATTGGGTCAGCCGGCCAACTTTGAGGCCAACAAGCTGAAGCATCTGACCAGTCCGCTCTCCAAGCTGGCCAAAGGCATGCAAAATATAGGCCTTAATCTGGATCCACGCAAAATTGTCACCAAG acTGGTGTGCTTTCACCCACAAATACTTCGGCGGATAATTCTCCTCCAGAACGTAGTCCCGGCAATCGTGATCTTCTGCAAGAGATGTGGACAGCGGAGCAGTGCAAGTCCAAGCTGATTGCGCTCTAA
- the LOC133838516 gene encoding proteasome subunit alpha type-7-1-like, with the protein MSSHYDRAITTFSPDGQLLQVEYAQEAVRRGLSAVGVRGANCIVLGVEKKSGARLQEDRTVRKVCALDHHVALAFAGLTADARILINRAQIECQSHRLNVEDPVSVEYITRYLACIKQRYTQSNGRRPFGISCIIGGFDSDGSPHLFKTQPSGAYYEYKALATGRYDNIVREFFEKHYREEDMKAASDAAKMAIKGLLEVAQLSHNTLDVVIMERDKPQQLLEQSVIHEYIGIIEKEKEAELEKKKQKK; encoded by the coding sequence ATGTCTTCTCATTACGATCGTGCTATAACCACTTTTTCACCCGACGGTCAGTTGCTGCAAGTGGAATATGCACAGGAGGCGGTCAGGAGAGGTCTTTCAGCTGTTGGCGTTCGTGGTGCCAACTGTATTGTTCTTGGCGTGGAAAAGAAGTCCGGAGCCAGGTTGCAGGAGGACCGCACGGTGCGCAAAGTTTGCGCTCTCGACCATCATGTGGCATTGGCTTTTGCTGGCCTAACTGCCGATGCACGCATTCTGATTAATCGCGCTCAGATCGAGTGTCAGAGTCATCGTCTCAATGTGGAGGATCCTGTTAGCGTGGAGTACATAACCAGATATCTGGCATGCATCAAGCAACGTTATACGCAGAGTAATGGACGTCGTCCGTTTGGCATTTCGTGTATCATTGGAGGATTCGATTCTGATGGCTCGCCGCATCTATTCAAAACTCAACCATCTGGCGCTTATTACGAGTACAAGGCCCTCGCAACGGGACGATACGATAATATTGTGCGAGAATTCTTCGAGAAACACTATCGAGAGGAGGATATGAAGGCTGCTAGTGATGCCGCGAAGATGGCTATTAAAGGTCTGCTCGAGGTGGCCCAGTTGAGTCACAATACTTTGGATGTCGTTATCATGGAAAGGGACAAGCCTCAGCAACTACTCGAGCAGAGTGTTATTCACGAGTACATCGGCATCatagagaaggagaaggaagcGGAACTagagaagaaaaaacagaagaagtAG
- the LOC133838651 gene encoding C-type lectin 37Db-like: MSYSQFAVFLLCLSLALAYNFNYPNGPTTQVTCDKGESQLYSRIGEKYYFLGKTKITWFEAAHICRQYGGDLADIESAEEMDAISTYLKKEHNENDWFWIAGNDLVTVHKFASLATGLPITFTSWSVGQPDFPGTEQCMHLWLRDGAFRMNNWVCTQKAYYLCQRQNYTRCWDGC, from the exons ATGAGTTATTCTCAGTTTGCAGTATTCTTACTCTGCTTGAGTCTTGCCTTGGCATATAACTTTAATTATCCCAATGGACCAACAACTCAAG TCACTTGTGACAAGGGCGAATCTCAATTGTATAGCCGAATCGGAGAGAAATATTACTTCTTGGGAAAGACTAAAATCACTTGGTTCGAAGCAGCTCATATATGTCGACAATATGGCGGCGACTTGGCCGATATCGAATCAGCCGAAGAAATGGATGCCATTTCTACTTATCTCAAAAAAGAACACAATGAGAATGATTGGTTTTGGATAGCGGGAAATGATCTTGTCACTGTCCACAAGTTTGCCTCATTAGCAACTGGATTGCCTATAACTTTCACCTCTTGGTCAGTTGGACAACCAGATTTTCCAGGCACAGAGCAATGCATGCACTTGTGGCTCAGAGATGGCGCCTTCCGTATGAACAACTGGGTCTGCACTCAAAAGGCTTATTATCTTTGTCAGAGACAGAACTATACTCGCTGCTGGGATGGCTGTTAA